The Argopecten irradians isolate NY chromosome 16, Ai_NY, whole genome shotgun sequence genome window below encodes:
- the LOC138310717 gene encoding uncharacterized protein has product MEVLAESFLNSAKILRGKLTPNLTADMKKAEWLKISERISSVAMCSRTVEETKKRWQDAQSAVKKKESFRRKVANGTGGGPPPDVPMKPWELTVLQGIPDVAISGIEGAVDTGLIDCGRVTEISSPEPTDVCPSNSILSVLETDADEEDDGEETCRMFVAETPLKESNTGHRCKSKRKSISFEEDPTYERLISLKERRLAVEERKAKALERIASALENISASHDHDLTVLSPIIKI; this is encoded by the exons ATGGAGGTTTTGGCCGAGTCTTTTCTGAACTCAGCCAAAATTCTCCGTGGGAAATTAACCCCAAACCTAACTGCTGATATGAAAAAGGCAGAATGGCTTAAAATATCGGAGAG aaTTAGTTCAGTGGCCATGTGTAGTCGCACTGTTGAAGAGACAAAAAAAAGATGGCAGGACGCGCAAAGTGCCGTGAAGAAAAAGGAGTCATTTAGACGGAAAGTAGCAAATGGGACAGGTGGTGGTCCACCCCCGGATGTCCCAATGAAGCCTTGGGAGCTAACG GTATTGCAAGGGATCCCGGATGTGGCAATAAGTGGCATCGAAGGGGCAGTGGACACTGGACTAATAGATTGTGGGAGAG TGACAGAAATTAGCAGCCCAGAGCCTACTGATGTGTGTCCCAGTAACTCCATCCTATCAG TTTTGGAGACAGATGCTGATGAAGAAGATGATGGTGAAGAAACCTGCAGGATGTTTGTTGCAGAAACTCCATTAAAAG AATCAAACACTGGCCATCGCTGCAAATCAAAAAGGAAAAGCATCAGCTTTGAAGAAG ATCCAACATATGAACGTTTAATTTCCCTCAAAGAAAGAAGGTTGGCTGTTGAGGAGAGAAAAGCAAAGGCGCTGGAGAGGATTGCCTCAGCACTGGAAAACATTAGTGCCAGCCATGACCATGACTTGACAGTTTTGTCACCAataattaaaatctaa
- the LOC138310719 gene encoding putative nuclease HARBI1 codes for MKTDDEPTYVCRKGFHAINMQGVVDADMFFLNMNCKYPGSTHDAYIYQNSSVPETIDSMSEKGHLLGDSGYPLREGLLTPFNNPSTPSEINYNKSHCKTRNIVERSFGVLKSRFRCLHPTGGVLPFRPSKCAKVLETCVRLHNKAMSEKLPLLEGGVVLNQHDYIYRGEPATRTAQEKRLRISSRF; via the exons ATGAAGACGGATGATGAGCCCACATACGTATGCCGTAAAGGATTCCATGCAATAAACATGCAGGGTGTTGTGGATGCAGATATGTT TTTTCTCAACATGAACTGCAAATACCCAGGAAGTACACACGACGCATATATATACCAGAACTCCAGCGTCCCAGAAACCATAGACAGTATGTCAGAGAAAGGCCACCTATTGGGCGATTCGGGATATCCTCTTCGTGAAGGGCTGTTAACTCCTTTCAACAACCCTTCTACTCCAAGTGAGATCAATTACAATAAATCTCACTGTAAGACAAGGAACATAGTGGAGCGGTCATTTGGAGTTCTGAAATCTAGATTTCG GTGTCTACATCCAACTGGTGGAGTGCTACCATTTCGGCCATCAAAATGTGCCAAGGTACTAGAGACATGTGTGCGCTTGCACAATAAGGCAATGTCGGAGAAGCTGCCTCTGCTTGAAGGTGGAGTGGTCCTCAACCAACATGACTATATCTACAGGGGAGAACCTGCCACCCGAACTGCCCAGGAAAAAAGGCTGAGAATTTCCAGcagattttag